GGACGAATCAGGTGTTGATGTTACCATTCTCTTTCACCTCACGCGGAAGGTGCTGCGGCTATGGCAGCCTGTTCGATCTTCGCCATCTCCTCAGAGTAGTGGAGGAATGTATCGACGGATGCGACCACCACTCTCGCTTCGACTGTCAGTATCTCGATGCCAACCAGCGATACCCTGGCCCAGACATCGACGACTATGCCCTTGTCCAGGATCCTGTCGAGAACCTCGGCAAGGCTGGACGAATCAGGTGTTGATGTTACCATTCTCTTTCACCTCCGACAATTCTTTTCTCCAGAGATCTCTTGGAGCGTGATGCGTGAGAGCCCTCGTTTGTTGCATGAGCCATCCAGTAAAAGGGGGATGATCGAGCTGGGCCCGATCCATCCCCGCAGGAGGCTCTGGCCGTGTCCGACACCCGAGGGCGAAGACGGTATCATTGTTAATTGAGATCATCCACACAGAAGTAAACACTAATGGTTAAAATAGATTATTATCTGTCTAAAATAGTTTTTGTTTTTGTCTCTGCATGTGTTTCTGGGTATTTGTCAGAGAAATTAGCATCTGATGGAAATTGATAAACTATAGAAGATCCGGACGATCATACTGTATATCAAATCCGTACCTGATTCACAATGCTCTCTGGGGATAGTGCAGCATGAGGATACTGGTGGTTGATGATGCCCCTTTCATAGTGAGGGCGCTGAGGGATGCTCTTGGGGCAAGGGGTTTTGAGATTCATGAGGTGCATAGTGGCGAGGAGGCTCTATCAGCCTACCGAGATTTGAGGCCGGATGTGGTGCTGATGGATATTCTCATGCCAGGCATGAACGGTATTGAAGCCACACGTGAGATTGTGAATATGGACCCATCCGCCAATATTATCGTGATAACCGCGATAGGCAAGCCAGGGCTGGAGAGGGAATGCATGGATGCAGGTGCGAGAGGGTTTCTTATGAAGCCCTTCAGGATCCGGGATCTTCTTGCTATTATTGAATCTCTCCCGAGAAGAGGCGATGAGCGTTGAGAGGGATAGAACTATTTCGCGGCTATCAGGAGGATATAATCGAAACGATACCGAGCACAATTATAATTGTCGACAGAAGACTGGAAGTGCTGTATGCTAACAGAAACTTCTATCTTAAGTCCTTCCGGACTGAGAAGAATGTATTAGGCATGCATCTCTCGAAGATATTCTCTCCCGTTTTCATGCAGAGGCTGGATGGCAAGATCAGTGAGGTTTTCTCCAGCGGAGAGCCGTTTGATGGGGAGCAGATCAGGTATCCGGGAGGAAGGTTCTACTTTTACAGGATCTACCCCCTTAGGGAGGCTGGTGGGTATGTAAGCAAGGCGGTGATCTTCATCGAGGATATCACAGAGATGACCAGGCTCGAGGAGGAGCTGCGAGAGTCGTACATAAAGCTTGAGAATGCCTATGCTGAGCTCAAGGAGCTTGACAGCATCAAGTCAGAGTTCGTATCCATGGTATCACATGAGCTGAGGACGCCTCTCACAGTTATCAATAGCTACCTGGAGATGTTCGAGGATGGTATGCTAGGGGGTCTCTCAGATGTGCAGAAGGAGAAGCTCCAGCTGATCAGATCGCAAACAGATACAATGATCCAGCTTGTGAATGACATGCTTGATGTGCTGAGAATTGGGCCCAGGCGGCTCAGACTCAAGAAGGAACCGGCAAGCATGGAGGAGTTGATTCGCTCGGTGATCGCAAGCCTATCGAGGCTTGCAGATCTCAGGGAGCACACGATAACATTCAGATGCGAGATGGTTGATACCCAGATAGAGTGTGATCCCAAGAAGATTATGCAGGTTTTGAGCAACCTGCTCACAAATGCGATCAAGTACACCCCCGATAGAGGGCGTATAGATGTGGTTCTCAGGGAGGATGCGGGAGGTGTTCTGGTATCGATCAGAGATAACGGTATAGGGATCCGGGAAGAGGACAAGGGTCGTGTTTTTGAGAAGTTCTTCGCGATGAGCAACGAGGCCAGCGCATATACGAGCATGGGTCTTGGCCTCTCCATAGCAAAGGATATTGTGGAGGCGCATGGCGGGCGGATATGGTTCGAGAGCAGGTTTGGGGAGGGGAGCACATTCTACTTCACTCTCCCTCGTGGTTAGAGTGCTGACCATTCTCAATATCTTCCGGAGAAAGCCCAGGGTGGTGCCGCTCACCGAGCCTGTGGGCACGCGCATGCCAACAGAGCTCTCCCGTGGCTCAGCGTATCTGATCCGAGAGAAAAAGCCTGAGTTCAGCTTCCAGATATTCTCGTCGCTTGTGAGAGGACAGTGCGCGAGCTGCGAGCATCCTGATGCGTTCAACTGCGAGAGCATAGGTTGTGAAGAGTGCACCCTCAAATGTCCATGCAAGAGCTGCAATCAGAAGAGGGCTCAAGGGCTTTGCTTCACCACCCTTCATCCTGAGCAGATCAGAAACAGGTATGTTCTTCAGATCACACCGATCTTCTGGATCAGCAGGCGTAGTGGGGGTCAGATGGCTGTAAATAGCCTGGAGGTCATGGCTGACATAACTGCGAGGTTCCTGGATAAGAGCAAAAATCCGGTGGTTCTGCTGGATGGTCTGGAGCTTCTCGTGGTCATGAACGGTTTTGTCCAGGTCATCAGGTTTCTCCGCGATATCATGGAGATGGTATTCATAAGCAGAGGGATCCTGATCGTGCCTGTGAATCCATCCGCCCTCTCCGAGAGGGAGATGGCGCTGATAGAGCGGGATATGCAGGAGATTCCTGCGGAGTGGAGATGAAAGCTTCGCTCTTATGTGTTTGGCAACTTGCGGGTCGTGCATATGGTTGCTTAACGCACTTATTCATTTACCTGGAACGCATAGCAAGCCCAGTGCTTCTATTGGGCAAGATAGCATATGGATAAGAGCGGAAAGCTTTACGCACAAACGCATGTGATAAAAGATGTGCCAAAAGGATGAGGAGCGGCCCTGATAGAATTGCGACATGCAACACAGGAGATCGAATGCCGATTCCTTGGTCTATTCAGGTACTCGATGCGCTCCTGGCGCACCTAAACTGTTGCCTCAGATCGCGCAGAGACCAGTTCAGTTATGTTCGGATGTTAATGTCGCGAACAAGGATCAAATGCAATCAAAGCTGTCGGTCCAGTATGAAGATCTGATAAACTAAATCAAAAATGTCTCAAATCATGAAAGATCGAACATATCATAAATACGTAACAATTATAAGTATTTTGGATTACTATGTCTCTAGCATCTGTGGGAGGGGCTCTGATCGAAGAAACAAACCTCGGGCAGGATGACCGGGAGGAGTTCCTGAGCAGGTTCGTGAAGCCGAACAAGGACATACTCATTCTCTCCATACTCGGAGAGCGCCCGATGTGCGGCTACGACCTCATCAAGGAGATATATAGAAGGTATAACGTCCTCCTGAGCCAGGGCGCTGTTTACCCCATCCTCTACTCGATGGAGGCTGAGGGTATTCTGAGAGCGGAGTACAGCAGAGGAAACATGAGGACCAAGTTCTACACCCTGACGCCCAAGGGGCAGGAGGTGATGAGAAGGAAGATCGGAAACATGGTGTACGCTCTGGAGTACATGCTGTCGTTTCTGAAGGGATCATGTTTAGGATGAGTATTGAAGGACTGGATCGCGTTCTCGAGGCAGATCCACCTGCCGGCTCTGTCCTGTTGGTCACCGGAGGGGAGGGCACACTGAAGTCCAGCCTGGTGCTGGCGATGATGTCCCGCTACCTCGAGGGCAGCGCAGAGCATGGCCTCTATGCGAGCCTGGAGCAGACAACGGACAGCCATCTGAAGAACATGGAGAGCATCGGGATAAGATGGCACGAAAACCTCCACATGTTCGACTACAGAGACATGCGGATCGAATGGAGAGAGCACAGCCTCGACATGTTCAGCATGACGAAGGAGGTACTGGATACATACATCGGCAGATACCGGGAACTCACGCTCTTCGCCATGGACTCTCTGAACGCCCTCTATGCTCTCTCCCCTAAAACAAACCTACGCAGAAACGTTTACGAATTCCTGACTGCGCTTAGGGACAGGGGGCTCACATCCATTCTGATACTTGAGACAGGTCATGATGTGGAAAAGGGGGGTGAGAGGTTCCTCTCGGATGGAATCATAGAGCTGGGCGTGATCGAGAGCTATGATGGCGTTAAGAGATACCTCCAGATCAGAAAGATGCGCGGGGCGAGACATCGGATGGAGAAGCATCACCTCGTCGTGAAGCCGGGCGGGCTTGAGGTCCTTGGGCCGATATACGGGCCAGCCACCACTGTCTGAGGATGGGCTTCCAGCCATCGCAGATGAGATACGGGAGCAGGTCAATTTTCCAGTATGCCGTATCGCCGGATGAAGGTATTCCTGAGGCTGTACCTCAGATCCGACCGGCGTCATCACCTTTTCTCAGGATCTGAAAATTGTCCCGACATATCTCATGAAACATGTTGCGAAAATATTTCAGACAGATGGCAAGGTATTTTTCCAATCGATCTGAAGATATACTCTCAGGAGGTCCTGCTGGTTGTTCGTCATAGATGATCTTCTTCTGAGAAGCGTCGGCATCTCTGTTCCGGGCCTTGATCTGATCTGGACACTGGAGCAGATCAGAGGATACGCCCAGCGCGAGCTGTACAGCCCTGAGCGAATCAGGAATCAGATAAAGGAGATCAGGCTGCTGTACGAGTTTGGAGAGATGAGCCGTGAGGAGTACGTGGAGAGGACTGAGCAGCTGATGCAGAGGCTAAGGATAGCGGAGGAGCTGCAGAGGTGATCTGCAGAGATGCACATGAAATCAACAGAGTGGGCAATCAGAGCGTTCTGGAGGGGAATGTGATGGTGCTTCCTGAGAAGAATTCGGACCGCGGGCTGGCCGGCGCGATCGACCGGATACTTGACAAGGGGCTTGTCATAAACGCGGACATCACCGTCTCTGTGGCCGGAGTCGAGCTGCTCGGAATAAAGGTGAGGGCTGCGCTCGCATCATTCGAGACAGCTGCAAAATATGGCCTGGAGTTCCCATCCGGGGTCAGCTGCGAGACCGCTGCCTGGCGGGATGCGATGCTCGATAAGGAGGAATGCCCCCAGTGCGGGAAGAAGGTGCTGCGCGAGGAGCTCCTGAACGAGTGCTGCCCGTGGTGTGGATGGACGAGCGCTCTCGCGAGGGATCGAATGCTGAAGATGCCTTTTGTTTTGAAGGACGATTATGGAACCTGAGAGGTGCACGAACGCAGGCCTGGTCGATCTCCTGGACAGGATACTCACCAAGGGGGTCGTGCTGAACGCGGATATCAT
The sequence above is drawn from the Methanothrix sp. genome and encodes:
- the gvpA gene encoding gas vesicle structural protein GvpA, with translation MVTSTPDSSSLAEVLDRILDKGIVVDVWARVSLVGIEILTVEARVVVASVDTFLHYSEEMAKIEQAAIAAAPSA
- a CDS encoding response regulator; protein product: MRILVVDDAPFIVRALRDALGARGFEIHEVHSGEEALSAYRDLRPDVVLMDILMPGMNGIEATREIVNMDPSANIIVITAIGKPGLERECMDAGARGFLMKPFRIRDLLAIIESLPRRGDER
- a CDS encoding ATP-binding protein, with product MRGIELFRGYQEDIIETIPSTIIIVDRRLEVLYANRNFYLKSFRTEKNVLGMHLSKIFSPVFMQRLDGKISEVFSSGEPFDGEQIRYPGGRFYFYRIYPLREAGGYVSKAVIFIEDITEMTRLEEELRESYIKLENAYAELKELDSIKSEFVSMVSHELRTPLTVINSYLEMFEDGMLGGLSDVQKEKLQLIRSQTDTMIQLVNDMLDVLRIGPRRLRLKKEPASMEELIRSVIASLSRLADLREHTITFRCEMVDTQIECDPKKIMQVLSNLLTNAIKYTPDRGRIDVVLREDAGGVLVSIRDNGIGIREEDKGRVFEKFFAMSNEASAYTSMGLGLSIAKDIVEAHGGRIWFESRFGEGSTFYFTLPRG
- a CDS encoding DUF835 domain-containing protein — protein: MLTILNIFRRKPRVVPLTEPVGTRMPTELSRGSAYLIREKKPEFSFQIFSSLVRGQCASCEHPDAFNCESIGCEECTLKCPCKSCNQKRAQGLCFTTLHPEQIRNRYVLQITPIFWISRRSGGQMAVNSLEVMADITARFLDKSKNPVVLLDGLELLVVMNGFVQVIRFLRDIMEMVFISRGILIVPVNPSALSEREMALIERDMQEIPAEWR
- a CDS encoding PadR family transcriptional regulator, with the protein product MSLASVGGALIEETNLGQDDREEFLSRFVKPNKDILILSILGERPMCGYDLIKEIYRRYNVLLSQGAVYPILYSMEAEGILRAEYSRGNMRTKFYTLTPKGQEVMRRKIGNMVYALEYMLSFLKGSCLG
- a CDS encoding ATPase domain-containing protein, with product MFRMSIEGLDRVLEADPPAGSVLLVTGGEGTLKSSLVLAMMSRYLEGSAEHGLYASLEQTTDSHLKNMESIGIRWHENLHMFDYRDMRIEWREHSLDMFSMTKEVLDTYIGRYRELTLFAMDSLNALYALSPKTNLRRNVYEFLTALRDRGLTSILILETGHDVEKGGERFLSDGIIELGVIESYDGVKRYLQIRKMRGARHRMEKHHLVVKPGGLEVLGPIYGPATTV
- a CDS encoding gas vesicle protein GvpG, which codes for MFVIDDLLLRSVGISVPGLDLIWTLEQIRGYAQRELYSPERIRNQIKEIRLLYEFGEMSREEYVERTEQLMQRLRIAEELQR
- a CDS encoding gas vesicle protein, whose product is MICRDAHEINRVGNQSVLEGNVMVLPEKNSDRGLAGAIDRILDKGLVINADITVSVAGVELLGIKVRAALASFETAAKYGLEFPSGVSCETAAWRDAMLDKEECPQCGKKVLREELLNECCPWCGWTSALARDRMLKMPFVLKDDYGT